One genomic window of Saccopteryx bilineata isolate mSacBil1 chromosome 4, mSacBil1_pri_phased_curated, whole genome shotgun sequence includes the following:
- the LOC136333808 gene encoding LOW QUALITY PROTEIN: disintegrin and metalloproteinase domain-containing protein 20-like (The sequence of the model RefSeq protein was modified relative to this genomic sequence to represent the inferred CDS: inserted 2 bases in 2 codons), with the protein MRLAEDLVPLWVASLLPVLWVVWSPVQGSPGRPSWRYISSEVVIPQKQVHHGKGGQVPGWLSYSLRFGGQRHVIHLRHKKLFMSRDLLLMTQDDQGALQVEYPFVPLDCYYLGYLEGVPLSMVTVDMCYGGLEGIMKVDDLAYEIKPLKDSRTFEHMVSQIVADTKAIGPMYSLGYKEERHPLFSPANASAAPRVSSKLYPSHKPNIKGCVLSSTSTYTLFHNVSQSAXVNIASIVDSMVQSLDMRYYVSVMIIYNTEDPTAMNNFQGPGXSFHTYYAKNIYNILKPHSSMIIVKNKPEDITSQPHLYGLCSDHNLLVVGQLGSHYLLLSIIATEHIARSYGIYYDVKYYVCQRQTTYIMSRYPVLTDAFSNCSFVFVSPSSSPQQDLSTYTNDFIYHNKSLTYVRCGNSVVDEGEHCDCGSFKQCYHGPCCNADCTFTPGSTCNTGRCCTNCTYSPRGTLCRPIQNICDLPEYCLRDTFMCSDDFYLQDGTPCTEEGYCFHGNCTDRNMHCKQIFGEGARNAPDACYVINRRGHRFGHCGTGTEFRPVSCAQEDIQCGRLQCTNVTHLPKLQEHVGFHQRVFEGSLCFGVGSHQGTGTTDVGAVRPGTPCDGGKFCLNNHCNGTVAGINYHCPPKKCNLRGVCNNKGHCHCRVGWDPPRCINKGAGGSVDSGPPPRRMRSVTQSDMSVLYLRVVFCRIYAFIASLLIAVAMIVRTVRTTTVRSDS; encoded by the exons ATGAGGCTGGCAGAGGACTTGGTCCCCCTGTGGGTGGCCTCCTTGCTACCAGTGCTTTGGGTGGTGTGGTCTCCGGTCCAGGGTTCTCCAGGTCGACCATCATGGCGCTACATCTCCTCTGAGGTGGTGATTCCTCAGAAGCAAGTGCACCATGGCAAAGGTGGTCAGGTGCCCGGCTGGCTCTCCTACAGCTTGAGGTTTGGGGGCCAGAGACACGTTATCCATCTGCGGCACAAGAAACTGTTTATGTCCAGAGATCTGCTGCTGATGACTCAGGATGACCAGGGAGCCTTGCAGGTGGAGTACCCTTTTGTCCCCCTCGACTGCTACTACCTTGGCTACCTGGAGGGGGTTCCTCTTTCCATGGTCACTGTGGACATGTGCTATGGGGGCCTAGAAGGTATTATGAAGGTGGATGACCTTGCCTATGAAATCAAACCCCTCAAGGACTCCCGAACCTTTGAACACATGGTTTCCCAGATAGTGGCAGACACCAAGGCAATAGGACCCATGTACTCGCTGGGGTACAAGGAAGAGAGGCACCCCCTGTTCTCTCCAGCCAATGCCAGTGCAGCCCCCAGGGTCAGTAGTAAACTTTATCCATCACACAAACCAAATATAAAAGGTTGTGTTTTAAGTTCTACGTCAACGTACACTCTATTCCACAATGTGTCACAGAGTG CAGTAAATATAGCTAGCATAGTGGATTCCATGGTCCAAAGTCTTGATATGAGATACTATGTCAGTGTAATGATCATTTATAATACAGAAGATCCAACTGCAATGAACAACTTTCAGGGGCCAG GTTCTTTTCATACTTATTATGCaaagaacatttataatattttgaagcCACACTCGTCCATGATTATTGTTAAAAACAAGCCCGAAGACATTACTTCTCAGCCTCACCTATATGGACTGTGCTCGGATCATAATCTCCTCGTGGTTGGTCAACTAGGCAGTCATTATTTATTGTTGTCTATTATAGCCACCGAACATATTGCAAGAAGTTATGGTATCTATTATGATGTTAAATATTATGTTTGCCAAAGACAGACCACCTATATCATGTCCAGATACCCAGTACTGACAGACGCCTTCAGTAACTGCTCCTTT gtctttgtgtctccgtcatcctcaccccagcaggacttgtccacatacaCAAACGACTTTATCTATCACAATAAAAGCCTGACATATGTTCGGTGTGGGAACTCTGTGGTGGATGAAGGCGAGCACTGTGACTGTGGATCCTTCAAGCAGTGTTATCACGGCCCCTGCTGCAACGCTGACTGTACCTTTACACCCGGAAGCACATGTAACACAGGCAGATGCTGCACAAACTGCACCTACTCGCCCAGAGGAACACTCTGCCGACCAATCCAGAACATCTGTGACCTTCCAGAGTACTGCCTCCGGGACACCTTTATGTGCTCTGACGACTTTTATCTGCAAGATGGAACCCCGTGCACTGAGGAAGGCTACTGCTTCCATGGGAACTGTACTGACCGCAACATGCATTGCAAGCAGATCTTTGGTGAAGGTGCCCGGAACGCTCCAGACGCCTGCTACGTGATCAATAGGAGGGGCCACAGGTTTGGACACTGTGGGACTGGTACTGAGTTCCGTCCTGTGTCTTGTGCTCAGGAAGACATTCAGTGTGGACGCCTACAGTGCACCAATGTCACTCATCTGCCTAAGCTGCAAGAACATGTTGGATTCCACCAGAGAGTGTTCGAGGGGTCTTTGTGTTTTGGAGTGGGGTCACACCAGGGGACAGGAACGACTGATGTTGGTGCTGTGAGACCTGGTACCCCCTGTGATGGTGGAAAATTCTGTCTGAATAATCACTGCAATGGTACTGTGGCTGGAATAAATTATCACTGCCCTCCCAAGAAATGCAATCTGAGGGGAGTTTGCAACAACAAAGGGCACTGTCATTGTCGTGTAGGCTGGGACCCCCCACGGTGTATAAACAAAGGAGCTGGAGGGAGTGTGGACAGTGGCCCCCCTCCAAGAAGAATGCGGTCAGTAACGCAGAGTGACATGTCAGTGCTGTATCTGAGAGTGGTCTTCTGTCGAATATACGCCTTCATAGCTTCACTCCTCATTGCAGTGGCCATGATCGTGAGAACTGTCAGGACGACCACAGTCAGAAGTGACAGTTGA